The following are encoded together in the Triticum dicoccoides isolate Atlit2015 ecotype Zavitan chromosome 6B, WEW_v2.0, whole genome shotgun sequence genome:
- the LOC119324999 gene encoding blue copper protein-like: MARLLRAAALAAVAALAVLASPATAQDAPSALPAPLAYMNHTVGGADGWFFNATSNTTSGNYSSWAADETFYLGDYLIFKTNDNSSVVVTSNSTTYSLCDPSEDDGLETYIYSGGVGGLEETDAISVPLLYEGTNYFFSEADGGVQCQQGMRFQIKVAHGHGLPPALAHPPSPSPKEGVLAPPPKEGALAPPPAGSAFSVSQGPVAANASAGAGTASDYTDGNNADCRAVGSRFLGVAVVVTLAFLVAP; this comes from the exons ATGGCGCGCCTTCTACGAGCGGCCGCGTTAGCCGCAGTCGCCGCGCTGGCCGTCCTGGCAAGCCCGGCGACGGCGCAGGACGCGCCGTCGGCCTTGCCGGCGCCGCTGGCGTACATGAACCACACGGTTGGGGGCGCCGACGGGTGGTTCTTCAACGCGACGAGCAACACCACGTCGGGCAACTACTCCTCCTGGGCCGCCGACGAGACATTCTACCTCGGCGACTACCTCA TATTCAAGACGAACGATAACTCGTCGGTGGTGGTCACCTCGAACTCCACCACTTACTCCCTCTGCGATCCCAGCGAGGACGACGGGCTGGAGACCTACATCTACAGCGGCGGCGTAGGCGGCCTCGAGGAGACCGACGCCATCTCTGTCCCTCTCCTCTACGAGGGCACCAACTACTTCTTCTCGGAAGCCGACGGCGGCGTGCAGTGTCAGCAGGGCATGCGCTTCCAGATCAAGGTAGCCCACGGCCACGGCTTGCCGCCCGCTCTCGCccacccgccgtcgccgtcgccaaaggAAGGCGTCCTCGCACCACCACCAAAGGAAGGCGCCCTCGCACCGCCACCCGCTGGGTCAGCCTTCTCGGTCTCGCAGGGGCCGGTCGCCGCCAATGCCAGCGCCGGCGCCGGCACCGCCAGTGACTACACGGATGGCAACAACGCTGACTGTAGAGCGGTGGGCAGTCGTTTCTTGGGAGTTGCTGTTGTGGTTACCTTAGCATTTTTGGTTGCTCCCTGA